The following are encoded in a window of Deltaproteobacteria bacterium genomic DNA:
- a CDS encoding tetratricopeptide repeat protein, which yields MAFSSETPYFFGIILLLIGFLAGYALSEFLLRGKQRKGDREKGDNSAYLNGINYILSNEPDKAIEAFSRAVQINSDTIETYLALGNLFRNKGELSRAIRIHQSIIVRPNIDRDMKQQALHDLGLDFKKAGFVERAINAFEEVVAMAPKLLDAHLHLLDLYEDVKEWEKAYQVQAKISKLRKSSDNNVLAHHLAEMGKSYVEKGLLPQAKKSFKKSISLDGKCIDAYLHLGDLFYAENNYNKAIATWKMVMEAVPGFTYLAYPRLEEAYFKLNEFSKIGEILRENSKKNYNDIHTHFALAEHLYKKSFVDEAINELKIVLELNPSNLKARQTLGRYMLEQEREAEAVEIYQAIFDDFPLPEKNFQCSHCGYESKNLSWRCPKCRKWDKIMEKPYAVVRKSSSTAT from the coding sequence ATGGCGTTTTCTTCGGAAACACCCTATTTTTTCGGGATAATACTTCTTCTCATCGGTTTTCTGGCAGGTTATGCCCTGTCGGAATTTTTGTTGCGGGGAAAACAGAGGAAGGGTGATAGAGAGAAGGGAGATAATTCCGCCTATCTTAACGGGATAAATTATATCCTTTCAAATGAGCCCGACAAGGCAATTGAGGCCTTTTCCAGGGCAGTTCAAATAAACAGCGATACTATCGAGACCTACCTGGCTCTTGGCAACCTTTTCAGAAATAAGGGTGAACTCTCCAGGGCTATCCGAATTCATCAGAGTATTATCGTCAGACCCAACATTGATCGTGACATGAAACAGCAAGCCCTCCATGATCTGGGGCTTGATTTTAAAAAGGCAGGGTTTGTGGAAAGAGCCATCAACGCTTTCGAAGAAGTGGTTGCCATGGCTCCAAAGTTACTTGACGCCCATTTACACCTTCTCGACCTCTATGAAGATGTAAAAGAATGGGAAAAGGCCTATCAGGTTCAGGCAAAAATATCGAAGCTTCGTAAAAGCAGTGATAATAATGTCCTTGCCCACCACCTGGCGGAGATGGGCAAGTCTTATGTTGAAAAAGGACTGTTGCCGCAGGCGAAGAAGTCCTTTAAAAAATCGATCTCTCTTGATGGAAAGTGCATTGATGCCTATTTGCACCTGGGAGACCTCTTTTATGCTGAAAATAATTACAACAAGGCCATTGCTACCTGGAAAATGGTGATGGAAGCAGTGCCCGGTTTTACTTACCTTGCCTATCCCAGGCTCGAAGAAGCTTATTTCAAGCTAAACGAGTTCAGCAAGATTGGAGAAATTCTAAGAGAGAACTCGAAGAAAAATTATAATGATATTCATACGCATTTTGCGCTGGCAGAGCATCTGTATAAAAAGAGTTTTGTTGATGAGGCAATTAATGAATTAAAGATCGTGCTGGAACTTAATCCCTCAAACCTCAAAGCGAGACAGACGCTGGGCAGGTATATGCTTGAGCAGGAGAGAGAGGCTGAAGCTGTTGAAATCTACCAGGCTATATTTGACGACTTTCCTTTGCCCGAAAAGAATTTCCAGTGCAGTCACTGCGGATATGAATCGAAAAATCTCTCATGGCGATGTCCCAAGTGCCGTAAATGGGATAAAATCATGGAAAAACCTTACGCTGTTGTCAGGAAAAGCAGTTCAACGGCTACTTGA
- the trpS gene encoding tryptophan--tRNA ligase: MKEKTVLSGMRPTGKLHLGHLHGVLENWKKLQDEYDCLFFVADWHSLTSEYADTKGIEENINEMIIDWLSFGIDPENATLFVQSRVMEHAELHLLLSMITPLPWLERVPTYKEQMDNIRDKDLGTYGFLGYPLLQSADILLYKADFVPVGIDQVPHVEFTREVARRFNFLYGNVLPEPQHLLTQYPKLPGTDGRKMSKSYNNSIYLSDGDEVITKKIKTAMTDPQRVRRTDPGDPELCPIYAYHKIYSSDEQKDYVVKGCKSADIGCIECKKILTRNILEELAPIRERRQEYMSNPARVKEIVEEGNKKAGALAKKTMEEVRRAVRI; encoded by the coding sequence ATGAAAGAGAAAACCGTATTAAGTGGAATGCGACCTACGGGGAAGCTTCACCTGGGGCACCTTCATGGTGTTCTTGAAAACTGGAAGAAACTTCAGGACGAGTATGACTGCCTTTTCTTTGTTGCCGACTGGCACTCGCTTACGTCGGAGTATGCCGATACAAAAGGCATTGAGGAGAATATTAATGAAATGATCATTGACTGGTTGAGTTTCGGCATCGATCCGGAAAATGCAACCCTCTTTGTTCAGTCCAGGGTTATGGAACATGCAGAGCTTCACCTCCTTCTTTCCATGATTACACCGCTTCCCTGGCTTGAGAGAGTTCCCACTTATAAAGAACAGATGGACAACATCAGGGACAAGGACCTGGGAACTTACGGTTTTCTCGGTTATCCCTTATTGCAATCTGCCGACATCTTGCTTTACAAGGCCGACTTTGTCCCTGTCGGTATAGACCAGGTGCCTCACGTGGAATTTACGCGGGAAGTGGCCAGGCGTTTCAATTTTCTCTACGGCAACGTTCTGCCTGAACCTCAACACCTCCTAACGCAGTATCCCAAGCTCCCGGGAACTGACGGGAGAAAAATGAGCAAGAGTTATAATAACTCGATTTATCTTTCCGATGGTGATGAGGTCATTACAAAGAAGATTAAAACGGCCATGACTGATCCGCAGAGGGTAAGAAGGACTGATCCCGGAGATCCGGAGCTTTGCCCTATTTACGCTTATCATAAAATCTACTCCAGTGACGAGCAGAAGGATTATGTCGTCAAGGGTTGCAAAAGTGCAGATATCGGTTGCATTGAGTGCAAGAAAATTCTTACCCGAAATATTCTTGAAGAACTCGCTCCCATCAGGGAAAGAAGGCAGGAGTATATGAGTAACCCTGCAAGGGTCAAAGAGATTGTTGAAGAAGGGAATAAGAAGGCAGGCGCTCTGGCAAAAAAGACCATGGAAGAGGTACGGAGGGCAGTGCGCATCTGA
- a CDS encoding segregation/condensation protein A: MDYQVRLDSFEGPLDLLLHLIRKHEIDIMNIPIALITEQYLQYIEMMKLLNLDLAGEYILMTATLMHIKSKMLLPPVDDEESDEDEEDPREELVRRLLEYKKYKEASQDLEAMDRLDRDNFLKGYIEEIDRAEGKEEDACHDVSLFDLLEALNDVLKSVRTFKSHEVELEKISVKEKMDGILDSLKKEGAITFQSLFDTSSTKGDVVATFLALLELIKTNAIRAFQGETFGTIRITSSGTIH, translated from the coding sequence ATGGACTACCAGGTCAGGCTTGACAGTTTCGAGGGGCCTCTCGATCTTCTTCTTCATCTCATCAGGAAGCATGAGATCGATATTATGAATATCCCCATTGCTCTTATAACGGAGCAATATCTCCAGTATATTGAAATGATGAAGCTGCTTAATCTGGATCTTGCCGGTGAGTATATTCTCATGACGGCAACGCTTATGCATATAAAATCCAAAATGCTCCTTCCCCCCGTTGATGATGAAGAGTCGGATGAGGATGAGGAAGATCCGAGAGAGGAGTTGGTAAGACGCCTTCTGGAATACAAGAAGTATAAAGAAGCATCACAGGATCTTGAAGCCATGGATAGGCTCGACAGGGATAATTTCTTAAAAGGGTATATTGAAGAAATCGATAGGGCGGAAGGTAAGGAAGAGGATGCCTGTCATGATGTTTCTCTTTTCGACTTGCTGGAAGCGCTTAATGATGTTCTGAAAAGCGTAAGGACTTTCAAGTCCCATGAGGTGGAGCTTGAAAAGATTTCTGTAAAAGAGAAGATGGACGGTATTCTCGATAGCCTTAAAAAAGAAGGCGCCATAACGTTCCAGTCTCTTTTTGACACCTCTTCAACGAAAGGCGATGTGGTAGCGACCTTCCTGGCGCTCCTGGAACTGATCAAGACCAATGCTATTCGCGCCTTTCAGGGGGAAACTTTCGGCACAATCAGAATAACTTCTTCAGGAACGATACATTAG